Proteins from a single region of Crassaminicella profunda:
- the feoB gene encoding ferrous iron transport protein B, giving the protein MSCHNPIENMSIPKDTKKIVLAGNPNVGKSVFFNALTGIYVDVSNFPGTTVDISMGKYKDSVVMDTPGVYGVSSFNDEERVARDVILFADVILNVVDAVHLERDLFLTQQIIDMGIPMVIALNMMDEVKRNGLKIDIKKLSEKLGVEVIPTTAVKKEGFEEIKAALDRAKSGNSIPKVKDLMTQVIDYVDVEAEALLVVEEDENVLKRHDLENNYGKREQIYKLRRDRVDKVVEEVISETNEGASFKTKLGRWMLSPITGIPILFIALFITYQLIGVFVAQTVVGITEEVIMGQYYYDFVMGILTNFVSETSFVGKLLIGEFGILTMAPVYLFGLLLPLVAGFYFILSIMEDSGYLPRIAALVDRLLTFFGLNGRAIIPIILGFGCVTMATITTRLLGSKRERFIATMLLGLAIPCSAQLGVIAGLIAPLGAKMFLLYAITIFIVFVLTGTILNKIMPGESTDLLIDLPPIRVPILKNVLKKTYLKSKAFIFEAGPLFVLGAIIITIMDHTGVLTMISDALAPVTVGFLKLPKETAQTFIMGIIRRDFGAAGLSTLVQQGLLNPLQTVVSLVAITLFVPCIAAIMVIFKERSWQESALIWIGSFIISFLTAGILAQIVL; this is encoded by the coding sequence ATGAGTTGTCATAATCCAATAGAAAATATGTCTATACCAAAAGATACAAAAAAAATCGTATTAGCGGGTAATCCCAATGTTGGAAAATCTGTTTTCTTCAATGCTTTAACAGGTATATATGTTGATGTTTCAAATTTTCCTGGCACAACCGTTGATATAAGCATGGGAAAATATAAAGATTCAGTTGTCATGGATACTCCAGGGGTATATGGCGTATCCTCTTTTAATGATGAAGAAAGAGTTGCAAGAGATGTTATTTTATTTGCAGATGTTATCTTAAATGTTGTAGATGCAGTCCATCTAGAGAGAGATTTATTCTTAACCCAGCAAATTATTGATATGGGAATTCCTATGGTCATCGCTTTAAATATGATGGATGAAGTAAAAAGAAATGGACTTAAAATCGATATCAAAAAGCTTTCTGAAAAGTTAGGTGTAGAAGTCATTCCTACAACAGCTGTTAAAAAAGAAGGATTCGAGGAAATAAAAGCTGCTTTAGATAGAGCAAAATCTGGAAATAGTATTCCTAAAGTAAAAGATTTAATGACTCAAGTAATTGATTATGTAGATGTAGAAGCAGAAGCACTTCTTGTAGTGGAAGAAGACGAAAATGTATTAAAAAGACATGATCTTGAGAACAATTATGGAAAAAGAGAACAAATTTATAAGCTGAGACGAGATCGTGTAGACAAGGTGGTAGAAGAAGTCATATCTGAAACCAACGAAGGAGCATCTTTTAAAACAAAACTAGGAAGATGGATGTTAAGTCCCATCACAGGTATCCCTATTTTATTTATAGCTCTTTTTATCACTTATCAATTAATTGGTGTATTTGTTGCACAAACAGTAGTAGGGATCACAGAAGAAGTGATTATGGGACAATATTATTATGATTTTGTCATGGGGATTCTTACAAATTTTGTAAGTGAAACGAGTTTTGTGGGCAAACTCCTTATTGGAGAATTTGGAATTCTTACAATGGCTCCGGTTTACTTATTTGGTCTATTACTTCCTTTAGTAGCTGGATTTTATTTTATTCTTTCGATTATGGAGGATTCTGGATATCTTCCTAGAATAGCTGCTTTAGTAGATCGACTACTTACATTCTTTGGTCTTAACGGACGCGCCATTATTCCAATTATTCTTGGCTTTGGCTGTGTTACTATGGCAACCATTACAACTCGTCTATTAGGTTCAAAGAGAGAGCGTTTTATTGCCACTATGCTTTTAGGGTTGGCCATTCCATGTTCTGCACAACTAGGAGTTATTGCAGGTCTCATCGCTCCCCTAGGTGCAAAAATGTTTTTATTATATGCTATAACTATATTTATCGTATTTGTATTAACAGGAACAATCTTAAACAAGATTATGCCTGGTGAATCAACGGATTTATTAATAGATCTTCCACCTATTCGAGTACCTATTTTGAAAAATGTACTTAAAAAAACATATCTTAAATCAAAAGCTTTTATATTTGAAGCAGGTCCATTATTTGTTTTAGGTGCTATAATTATTACTATAATGGATCATACGGGTGTATTAACTATGATTTCAGATGCTTTAGCTCCTGTTACTGTAGGTTTTTTAAAGCTTCCTAAAGAAACAGCCCAAACTTTTATTATGGGCATCATAAGACGTGATTTTGGTGCAGCAGGTCTTAGCACTTTAGTTCAGCAAGGTCTTTTGAATCCATTACAAACAGTTGTATCATTAGTTGCTATCACCTTATTTGTACCTTGTATTGCAGCCATCATGGTTATTTTTAAGGAAAGAAGCTGGCAAGAATCAGCCCTTATATGGATCGGTAGTTTTATCATATCCTTCTTAACAGCAGGAATCCTTGCTCAAATTGTTTTATAA
- a CDS encoding vitamin B12 dependent-methionine synthase activation domain-containing protein: MELKKKEILRYLGYNSQKIDSQTNILINESIKEVQGLLHKYYIYKIFDIEKNHTKIHLKNTHIFLEGKDIYKHLFQSEKCVILAVTLGNIIDQKIRYYSKVSLSKSLIFDACATTAIEAITDSIEEEIIAYAKENNFYTTYRYSPGYGDFPLSIQPEILKILDAHGKIGLISTPDFLLLPRKSVTAIIGLQKNPISKYLRSCKNCNLYHTCTYKKEGNHCEHKRINQ, encoded by the coding sequence ATGGAACTTAAAAAAAAAGAAATCCTACGTTATTTAGGATATAACAGCCAAAAAATTGATTCACAAACAAATATTCTCATTAATGAATCCATCAAAGAAGTACAAGGATTACTCCATAAATATTATATCTATAAAATTTTTGATATAGAAAAAAATCATACGAAAATCCACTTAAAAAATACGCATATATTTCTTGAAGGAAAGGATATCTATAAGCATTTGTTTCAATCCGAAAAATGTGTCATCTTAGCTGTAACTCTTGGAAACATTATTGATCAAAAGATAAGATATTATAGTAAAGTAAGCTTAAGTAAAAGCTTAATCTTTGATGCATGTGCTACAACTGCAATAGAAGCTATCACAGATTCAATAGAAGAAGAAATTATAGCCTATGCAAAAGAAAATAATTTTTATACCACCTATCGATATAGCCCTGGCTATGGGGATTTTCCCCTTTCTATTCAACCGGAGATTTTAAAAATTTTAGATGCACATGGAAAAATTGGACTTATATCCACTCCAGATTTTCTCTTACTTCCTAGAAAATCTGTCACAGCAATCATAGGACTTCAAAAAAATCCAATTTCAAAATATTTAAGAAGCTGTAAAAACTGTAATCTTTATCATACTTGTACCTATAAGAAAGAGGGGAACCATTGTGAACATAAAAGAATTAACCAGTAA
- the metF gene encoding methylenetetrahydrofolate reductase [NAD(P)H]: MLIKDLYKNKKPVISFEIFPPKKDGPIETIYTTIEALKDLKPDFISVTYGAGGSTTKKTVEIASIIKNKYHIEALAHLTCVTSTKDEITAILNNLQENNVENILSLRGDFPQDPNFEFPDPLHYQYAKDLIAHIKKSHPFSIGAACYPEGHIECSSLDKDLHYLKEKVATGTDFLISQLFFENEIFYDFKEKMDKLNINIPISAGILPVLNKKQIDYIVSLCGCHLPKKFTRIIEKYEHKPEALKEAGTAYAIEQIIDLLSWGIDGIHIYTMNRPKTTRKIIDNISTIRNVLIEG, from the coding sequence ATGTTGATAAAAGATTTATACAAAAACAAAAAACCAGTTATTTCCTTCGAAATTTTTCCACCTAAAAAAGATGGTCCTATTGAAACCATTTATACGACTATTGAAGCATTGAAAGATTTAAAGCCTGATTTTATTAGTGTTACTTATGGTGCTGGTGGAAGTACAACAAAAAAGACTGTTGAAATTGCTTCTATTATTAAGAATAAATACCATATTGAAGCATTAGCCCATCTTACTTGTGTAACATCGACAAAAGATGAAATTACAGCTATTTTAAACAATTTACAAGAAAATAATGTAGAAAATATTCTTTCTTTAAGAGGTGATTTCCCACAAGATCCAAATTTTGAGTTTCCAGATCCCCTTCACTATCAATACGCAAAGGATTTAATCGCTCATATAAAGAAAAGTCACCCTTTTAGCATCGGAGCTGCATGTTATCCTGAAGGTCATATTGAGTGTAGTAGCTTGGATAAAGATCTACATTATTTAAAAGAAAAAGTGGCTACAGGTACTGACTTTTTAATCAGTCAACTTTTCTTCGAAAATGAAATATTTTACGATTTTAAAGAAAAAATGGACAAACTAAATATCAATATCCCTATTTCAGCTGGAATCCTTCCAGTTCTTAATAAAAAACAAATTGATTATATTGTTTCCCTCTGTGGATGCCATCTGCCAAAGAAATTCACTAGAATCATTGAAAAATACGAGCATAAACCTGAAGCTTTAAAGGAAGCAGGTACTGCGTATGCTATCGAACAGATTATTGATTTGCTTTCCTGGGGAATCGATGGTATTCATATTTATACTATGAATCGTCCAAAAACTACTCGAAAAATTATAGACAATATCTCTACTATCCGAAATGTATTAATAGAGGGATAA
- a CDS encoding FeoA family protein, whose protein sequence is MTLDLIGKGQKLEIVHIPDSSIRAQAIRLGIYEGARLTCSEKLPAGPVILQNRMQEIAIGRNLAKKIAIKSIA, encoded by the coding sequence ATGACACTTGATTTAATAGGAAAAGGTCAAAAACTAGAAATTGTTCACATTCCAGATTCATCTATTCGTGCACAAGCTATACGTTTAGGTATTTACGAAGGCGCAAGACTAACATGCTCAGAAAAATTACCTGCAGGTCCTGTAATCCTTCAAAATAGAATGCAAGAAATTGCTATTGGAAGAAATTTAGCAAAAAAAATAGCCATTAAGTCTATTGCTTAA